A stretch of Girardinichthys multiradiatus isolate DD_20200921_A chromosome 20, DD_fGirMul_XY1, whole genome shotgun sequence DNA encodes these proteins:
- the rae1 gene encoding mRNA export factor isoform X1 encodes MSLFGTASSFGTGGTGVFGGTTTDSHNPMKDVEVTSPPDDSISCLAFSPPTMPGNFLIAGSWANDVRCWEVQDNGQTVPKAQQMHTGPVLDVCWSDDGSKVFTASCDKTAKMWDLNSNQAMQIAQHDGPIKSIHWIKAPTYSCVMTGSWDKTLKFWDTRSPNPMMSLQMPERCYCADVVYPMAVVATAERGLIVYQLENQPSEFRRIDSPLKHQHRCVAIFKDKQNKPTGFALGSIEGRVAIHYINPPNPAKDNFTFKCHRSNGTNTTTPQDIYAVNAISFHPVHGTLATVGSDGRFSFWDKDARTKLKTSEQLDQPITACCFNHNGNIFAYASSYDWSKGHEYYNPQKKNYIFLRNAAEELKPRNKKW; translated from the exons ATGAGTTTGTTCGGAACGGCTTCCAGTTTTGGAACAGGAGGGACTGGTGTTTTTGGAGGCACGACAACTGACAGCCACAATCCCATGAag GATGTTGAAGTGACCTCGCCTCCAGATGACAGCATCAGCTGTCTGGCTTTCAGTCCTCCAACCATGCCAGGAAACTTTCTTATTGCAGGATCCTGGGCTAATGat GTCCGATGTTGGGAGGTGCAGGACAACGGTCAGACAGTCCCCAAAGCCCAGCAGATGCACACAGGTCCGGTGCTGGATGTCTGCTGGAGCGAT GATGGTAGTAAAGTATTCACTGCTTCGTGTGACAAGACAGCTAAGATGTGGGATCTTAACAGCAATCAAGCGATGCAGATTGCACAG CACGATGGTCCAATTAAATCAATCCACTGGATAAAAGCCCCAACCTACAGCTGTGTCATGACCGGCAGTTGggataaaacattaaag TTTTGGGACACCCGCTCTCCTAATCCCATGATGTCCCTGCAGATGCCTGAGAGATGCTACTGTGCCGATGTT GTGTACCCCATGGCAGTGGTAGCCACAGCTGAAAGAGGCCTTATAGTGTACCAGTTAGAGAACCAGCCTTCTGAGTTTCGCAGAATAGACTCCCCTCTCAAACATCAG caccGCTGTGTTGCCATATTTAAGGACAAGCAGAACAAGCCAACAGGTTTTGCACTGGGAAGCATTGAGGGCAGAGTGGCAATCCACTACATCAATCCGCCAAACCC AGCCAAAGATAACTTCACCTTCAAGTGCCACAGGTCCAATGGAACCAACACAACCACTCCACAGGACATTTATGCT GTCAATGCCATCTCCTTCCATCCTGTCCACGGCACGTTGGCCACCGTGGGCTCAGACGGACGCTTCAGCTTCTGGGACAAAGACGCCCGCACCAAGCTGAAGACCTCTGAGCAGCTTGACCAGCCTATCACAGCTTGCTGCTTCAACCATAATGGCAACATCTTTGCATACGCCTCGAGCTACGACTGGTCAAAG GGCCATGAGTACTACAACCCCCAGAAAAAGAACTACATCTTTTTGAGGAACGCTGCTGAGGAGCTGAAGCCTCGGAACAAGAAATGGTGA
- the rae1 gene encoding mRNA export factor isoform X2: MSLFGTASSFGTGGTGVFGGTTTDSHNPMKDVEVTSPPDDSISCLAFSPPTMPGNFLIAGSWANDVRCWEVQDNGQTVPKAQQMHTGPVLDVCWSDDGSKVFTASCDKTAKMWDLNSNQAMQIAQHDGPIKSIHWIKAPTYSCVMTGSWDKTLKFWDTRSPNPMMSLQMPERCYCADVVYPMAVVATAERGLIVYQLENQPSEFRRIDSPLKHQHRCVAIFKDKQNKPTGFALGSIEGRVAIHYINPPNPAKDNFTFKCHRSNGTNTTTPQDIYAVNAISFHPVHGTLATVGSDGRFSFWDKDARTKLKTSEQLDQPITACCFNHNGNIFAYASSYDWSKGHEYYNPQKKNYIFLRNAAEELKPRNKK, from the exons ATGAGTTTGTTCGGAACGGCTTCCAGTTTTGGAACAGGAGGGACTGGTGTTTTTGGAGGCACGACAACTGACAGCCACAATCCCATGAag GATGTTGAAGTGACCTCGCCTCCAGATGACAGCATCAGCTGTCTGGCTTTCAGTCCTCCAACCATGCCAGGAAACTTTCTTATTGCAGGATCCTGGGCTAATGat GTCCGATGTTGGGAGGTGCAGGACAACGGTCAGACAGTCCCCAAAGCCCAGCAGATGCACACAGGTCCGGTGCTGGATGTCTGCTGGAGCGAT GATGGTAGTAAAGTATTCACTGCTTCGTGTGACAAGACAGCTAAGATGTGGGATCTTAACAGCAATCAAGCGATGCAGATTGCACAG CACGATGGTCCAATTAAATCAATCCACTGGATAAAAGCCCCAACCTACAGCTGTGTCATGACCGGCAGTTGggataaaacattaaag TTTTGGGACACCCGCTCTCCTAATCCCATGATGTCCCTGCAGATGCCTGAGAGATGCTACTGTGCCGATGTT GTGTACCCCATGGCAGTGGTAGCCACAGCTGAAAGAGGCCTTATAGTGTACCAGTTAGAGAACCAGCCTTCTGAGTTTCGCAGAATAGACTCCCCTCTCAAACATCAG caccGCTGTGTTGCCATATTTAAGGACAAGCAGAACAAGCCAACAGGTTTTGCACTGGGAAGCATTGAGGGCAGAGTGGCAATCCACTACATCAATCCGCCAAACCC AGCCAAAGATAACTTCACCTTCAAGTGCCACAGGTCCAATGGAACCAACACAACCACTCCACAGGACATTTATGCT GTCAATGCCATCTCCTTCCATCCTGTCCACGGCACGTTGGCCACCGTGGGCTCAGACGGACGCTTCAGCTTCTGGGACAAAGACGCCCGCACCAAGCTGAAGACCTCTGAGCAGCTTGACCAGCCTATCACAGCTTGCTGCTTCAACCATAATGGCAACATCTTTGCATACGCCTCGAGCTACGACTGGTCAAAG GGCCATGAGTACTACAACCCCCAGAAAAAGAACTACATCTTTTTGAGGAACGCTGCTGAGGAGCTGAAGCCTCGGAACAAGAAATG A